One genomic segment of Mangifera indica cultivar Alphonso chromosome 6, CATAS_Mindica_2.1, whole genome shotgun sequence includes these proteins:
- the LOC123219202 gene encoding nuclear pore complex protein NUP50A-like isoform X1, producing the protein MTSYYLHLSIARKRCHNSSTQKQDPSVSKKGKLKNKFRKVKIKPSYYRISATLFLCVFRVLLLLRSPFRSTMGDAENLPPSKKRAAGRELCRDNPGLDDEEDAEPEGRTFKRASDEVLANRRIVKVRRSTTSTPSSNPFAAIKLIPPADPSVTVTADTTGVPTSSEKKVSDGEESGADNETEKGNGESSKPSESKVDKPVASAANEAKDESNKQSESKIDEPLAEESVANEAEKGKDESTEQSASKIDEQSPEAAADKESTDAKQEGATVSEAYKSKVDNEKAASAEKTETEDKKDSSHVNKDSGSLSSFGQLSSSQNAFMGFAGTGFSTSTFSFGSISKDGSALSSGSSAVFGQLNNGNSSLFNTSGASIVSKSEGSGFPSMQEVVVETGEENETVVFSADSVLFEFLDGAWKERGKGEIKVNVSSTVAGRARLLMRTRGNFRLILNASLYPDMKLTNMDKKGIIFACINNAGEGKDSLSTFALKFKDVSIVEEFRAAVTTHKGKTQTVDLKTPENSPKASDD; encoded by the exons ATGACATCATATTATTTGCATTTATCTATCGCGAGGAAAAGATGCCACAACTCAAGCACTCAAAAGCAAGACCCTTCCGTatccaaaaaaggaaaattaaaaaataaattcagaaaagtaaaaataaaaccctCTTATTATCGGATCTCCGCAACTCTGTTCCTCTGTGTGTTTAGGGTTTTGCTTCTTCTACGTTCTCCATTCCG ATCTACAATGGGGGATGCGGAAAACCTTCCTCCTTCAAAGAAGAGGGCTGCGGGAAGGGAACTCTGTCGAGATAACCCTGGCCTTGATGATGAGGAAGATGCTGAACCAGAAGGCAGAACTTTCAAGAGGGCCAGTGATGAGGTGCTTGCAAATAGAAGAATAGTCAAAGTTCGTCGTAGTACAACATCTACTCCCTCATCCAATCCTTTTGCTGCTATCAAATTGATCCCCCCAGCTGATCCTAGTGTGACAGTTACTGCTGATACAACTGGAGTGCCAACTTCTAGTGAGAAGAAGGTTTCAGATGGTGAAGAAAGTGGTGCTGATAATGAAACTGAGAAGGGGAATGGAGAGAGCAGTAAGCCTTCTGAGAGCAAGGTTGACAAGCCAGTGGCATCTGCTGCTAATGAAGCAAAAGATGAGAGTAATAAGCAGTCCGAGAGCAAGATTGATGAGCCATTGGCTGAAGAATCTGTTGCTAATGAAGCTGAAAAGGGTAAAGATGAGAGTACTGAGCAGTCAGCTAGCAAGATTGATGAGCAATCTCCTGAGGCTGCTGCAGACAAGGAGAGTACTGATGCTAAGCAGGAAGGGGCTACTGTCAGTGAGGCATACAAATCCAAAGTTGATAATGAAAAAGCAGCTAGTGCAGAGAAGACTGAGACTGAAGATAAGAAAGATAGCAGTCATGTAAACAAAGATTCAGGTTCACTCAGTTCATTCGGGCAGCTTTCAAGTAGTCAAAATGCCTTCATGGGATTTGCTGGAACTGGGTTTTCCACTTcaacattctcctttgggtcAATTTCGAAGGATGGATCTGCATTAAGTTCTGGCTCTAGTGCTGTTTTTGGACAACTTAACAATGGAAATTCTTCTCTCTTTAACACATCTGGGGCTTCTATTGTTTCAAAGAGTGAGGGATCTGGCTTCCCATCTATGCAGGAAGTTGTTGTTGAGACTGGTGAAGAGAATGAGACTGTGGTTTTCTCTGCTGATTCAGTGCTTTTTGAGTTTTTGGATGGAGCATGGAAGGAGCGTGGGAAGGGAGAAATTAAGGTGAATGTTTCCTCAACTGTGGCAGGAAGAGCTAGGCTTCTCATGAGAACCAGGGGAAATTTCAGGTTGATCTTGAATGCAAGCCTCTATCCTGATATGAAGCTCACAAATATGGATAAAAAGGGCATCATTTTTGCCTGCATTAATAATGCTGGTGAAGGGAAGGATAGTCTTTCTACATTTGCCTTGAAGTTCAAGGATGTTTCCATTGTGGAAGAGTTTCGGGCAGCTGTTACGACACATAAAGGAAAAACACAAACAGTGGATTTGAAAACGCCAGAAAATTCTCCCAAAGCATCAGATGATTGA
- the LOC123219202 gene encoding nuclear pore complex protein NUP50A-like isoform X2: MSRRQQLDLFRFEYLRSTMGDAENLPPSKKRAAGRELCRDNPGLDDEEDAEPEGRTFKRASDEVLANRRIVKVRRSTTSTPSSNPFAAIKLIPPADPSVTVTADTTGVPTSSEKKVSDGEESGADNETEKGNGESSKPSESKVDKPVASAANEAKDESNKQSESKIDEPLAEESVANEAEKGKDESTEQSASKIDEQSPEAAADKESTDAKQEGATVSEAYKSKVDNEKAASAEKTETEDKKDSSHVNKDSGSLSSFGQLSSSQNAFMGFAGTGFSTSTFSFGSISKDGSALSSGSSAVFGQLNNGNSSLFNTSGASIVSKSEGSGFPSMQEVVVETGEENETVVFSADSVLFEFLDGAWKERGKGEIKVNVSSTVAGRARLLMRTRGNFRLILNASLYPDMKLTNMDKKGIIFACINNAGEGKDSLSTFALKFKDVSIVEEFRAAVTTHKGKTQTVDLKTPENSPKASDD, encoded by the exons ATGTCCAGAAGGCAACAATTAGACCTTTTTCGGTTTGAATATCTCAG ATCTACAATGGGGGATGCGGAAAACCTTCCTCCTTCAAAGAAGAGGGCTGCGGGAAGGGAACTCTGTCGAGATAACCCTGGCCTTGATGATGAGGAAGATGCTGAACCAGAAGGCAGAACTTTCAAGAGGGCCAGTGATGAGGTGCTTGCAAATAGAAGAATAGTCAAAGTTCGTCGTAGTACAACATCTACTCCCTCATCCAATCCTTTTGCTGCTATCAAATTGATCCCCCCAGCTGATCCTAGTGTGACAGTTACTGCTGATACAACTGGAGTGCCAACTTCTAGTGAGAAGAAGGTTTCAGATGGTGAAGAAAGTGGTGCTGATAATGAAACTGAGAAGGGGAATGGAGAGAGCAGTAAGCCTTCTGAGAGCAAGGTTGACAAGCCAGTGGCATCTGCTGCTAATGAAGCAAAAGATGAGAGTAATAAGCAGTCCGAGAGCAAGATTGATGAGCCATTGGCTGAAGAATCTGTTGCTAATGAAGCTGAAAAGGGTAAAGATGAGAGTACTGAGCAGTCAGCTAGCAAGATTGATGAGCAATCTCCTGAGGCTGCTGCAGACAAGGAGAGTACTGATGCTAAGCAGGAAGGGGCTACTGTCAGTGAGGCATACAAATCCAAAGTTGATAATGAAAAAGCAGCTAGTGCAGAGAAGACTGAGACTGAAGATAAGAAAGATAGCAGTCATGTAAACAAAGATTCAGGTTCACTCAGTTCATTCGGGCAGCTTTCAAGTAGTCAAAATGCCTTCATGGGATTTGCTGGAACTGGGTTTTCCACTTcaacattctcctttgggtcAATTTCGAAGGATGGATCTGCATTAAGTTCTGGCTCTAGTGCTGTTTTTGGACAACTTAACAATGGAAATTCTTCTCTCTTTAACACATCTGGGGCTTCTATTGTTTCAAAGAGTGAGGGATCTGGCTTCCCATCTATGCAGGAAGTTGTTGTTGAGACTGGTGAAGAGAATGAGACTGTGGTTTTCTCTGCTGATTCAGTGCTTTTTGAGTTTTTGGATGGAGCATGGAAGGAGCGTGGGAAGGGAGAAATTAAGGTGAATGTTTCCTCAACTGTGGCAGGAAGAGCTAGGCTTCTCATGAGAACCAGGGGAAATTTCAGGTTGATCTTGAATGCAAGCCTCTATCCTGATATGAAGCTCACAAATATGGATAAAAAGGGCATCATTTTTGCCTGCATTAATAATGCTGGTGAAGGGAAGGATAGTCTTTCTACATTTGCCTTGAAGTTCAAGGATGTTTCCATTGTGGAAGAGTTTCGGGCAGCTGTTACGACACATAAAGGAAAAACACAAACAGTGGATTTGAAAACGCCAGAAAATTCTCCCAAAGCATCAGATGATTGA
- the LOC123218058 gene encoding coatomer subunit beta'-2 isoform X2, whose amino-acid sequence MPLRLEIKRKLAQRSERVKSVDLHPTEPWILASLYSGTVCIWNYQSQTMAKSFEVTELPVRSAKFVARKQWVVAGADDMFIRVYNYNTMDKIKVFEAHTDYIRCIAVHPTLPYVLSSSDDMLIKLWDWEKGWMCTQIFEGHSHYVMQVTFNPKDTNTFASASLDRTIKIWNLGSPDPNFTLDAHQKGVNCVDYFTGGDKPYLITGSDDHTAKVWDYQTKSCVQTLEGHTHNVSAVCFHPELPIIITGSEDGTVRIWHATTYRLENTLNYGLERVWAVGYMKGSRRIVIGYDEGTIMVKIGREEPVASMDNSGKIIWAKHNEIQTVNIKSVGADFEVTDGERLPLAVKELGTCDLYPQSLKHNPNGRFVVVCGDGEYIIYTALAWRNRSFGSALEFVWSSDGEYAVRESSSKIKIFSKNFQEKKSIRPTFSAERIYGGTLLAMCSNDFICFYDWAECRLIRRIDVTVKNLYWADSGDLVAIASDSSFYILKYNRDVVSSHLDSGRSVDEQGVEDAFELLHETNERVRTGIWVGDCFIYNNSAWRLNYCVGGEVTTMFHLDRPMYLLGYLASQSRVYLIDKEFNVMGYTLLLSLIEYKTLVMRGDVERANEILPSIPKEHHNSVARFLESRGMIEEALEVATDPDYRFELAIQLGRLDIAQGIAKEVQSESKWKQLGELAMSTGKLEMAEECMKYAMDLSGLLLLYSSIGDAEGISELASLAKEQGKNNVAFLCLFMLGKLEDCLQLLVESNRIPEAALMARSYLPSKVSEIVAIWRKDLHKVNPKAAESLADPKEYPNLFEDWQVALSLESKVAETRGVYPSAADYVNHVDKSHITLVEAFRNMQIEEEETFENGDFDHEETEQQNGEKIAEEHNEEEESQEEAVVVDADSTDGAVLVNGNEAEEEWVLTPRHQDF is encoded by the exons ATG CCGCTCAGACTTGAAATCAAG AGAAAACTTGCACAAAGATCAGAGAGAGTTAAGTCTGTGGATTTACATCCAACCGAACCATG GATTCTGGCAAGTTTGTATTCTGGAACTGTTTGTATTTGGAATTACCAGTCTCAG ACTATGGCCAAGTCATTTGAGGTCACTGAGTTGCCAG TCAGGTCAGCAAAGTTTGTAGCACGCAAGCAATGGGTTGTTGCTGGAGCTGATGACATGTTTATTCGTGTATACAATTACAATACAATGgacaaaattaaagtatttgAGGCACATACGGATTATATTAGGTGCATTGCTGTCCATCCTACCCTTCCATATGTGCTGTCATCATCTGATGATATGCTCATAAAACTATGGGACTGGGAGAAGGGTTGGATGTGTACTCAGATATTTGAGGGACATTCTCACTATGTTATGCAAGTAACATTTAATCCTAAAGATACCAACACCTTTGCCAGTGCATCCCTTGATCGCACTATAAAG ATTTGGAACCTTGGTTCCCCCGACCCCAATTTTACATTGGATGCCCATCAGAAAGGAGTAAACTGTGTTGATTATTTTACTGGTGGTGATAAACCTTATCTGATCACTGGTTCAGATGATCATACTGCTAAG GTGTGGGATTATCAAACCAAAAGTTGTGTCCAGACACTAGAGGGCCACACTCACAATGTCTCTGCAGTTTGTTTTCATCCTGAGCTCCCTATTATCATAACTGGTTCTGAGGATGGGACTGTTCGCATTTGGCATGCAACCACATATAG GCTTGAAAACACATTGAATTATGGTCTTGAAAGAGTTTGGGCGGTTGGATATATGAAAGGTTCACGCAG AATTGTAATTGGTTATGATGAAGGAACTATTATGGTGAAAATTGGCCGTGAAGAACCTGTAGCTAGTATGGATAATAGTGGAAAGATCATATGGGCCAAGCATAATGAAATTCAAACTGTGAACATCAAGAGTGTGGGGGCTGATTTTGAG GTAACTGATGGAGAAAGATTGCCTTTGGCTGTTAAGGAGTTGGGAACCTGTGATCTTTATCCACAG AGCTTAAAGCACAATCCAAATGGAAGGTTTGTTGTTGTCTGTGGAGATGGCGAGTACATTATTTATACAGCTTTGGCATGGAGAAATAGGTCCTTCGGTTCAGCACTGGAGTTTGTTTGGTCCTCTGATGGAGAATATGCTGTTAGAGAAAGCTCATCCAAGATTAAGATATTTAGTAAAAACTTTCAG GAAAAAAAGAGTATCAGACCAACCTTCTCAGCTGAACGTATCTATGGAGGAACATTGTTGGCAATGTGCTCAAATGATTTTATCTGCTTTTATGATTGGGCTGAGTGCAGGTTGATTCGGCGGATTGATGTTACTGTGAAA AATCTCTATTGGGCTGACAGTGGTGATTTAGTGGCGATTGCCAGTGACTCATCATTCTACATCCTGAAGTACAAT CGGGATGTAGTTTCATCTCATTTAGATAGTGGAAGATCAGTTGATGAACAAGGTGTTGAGGATGCATTTGAGCTTCTTCATGAAACCAATGAACGTGTTAGGACTGGTATATGGGTTGGGGATTGTTTCATTTACAACAACTCTGCCTGGAGACTCAATTACTGTGTTGGTGGTGAG gtaACAACTATGTTTCATTTGGACCGCCCTATGTATTTGTTGGGATACCTTGCTAGTCAAAGCCGTGTGTATCTAATAGACAAGGAGTTCAA TGTTATGGGATACACACTGCTTCTGAGTTTGATTGAGTACAAAACTCTTGTGATGCGTGGAGATGTGGAGAGAGCTAATGAAATTTTACCTTCAATTCCAAAAGAGCATCATAATAG tgtGGCTCGTTTCTTGGAGTCACGAGGAATGATTGAGGAAGCTTTGGAAGTGGCTACTGATCCTGATTATAGATTTGAGCTAGCTATACAGCTTGGGAGATTGGACATTGCACAG GGTATTGCCAAAGAGGTGCAGAGTGAGTCAAAATGGAAGCAATTGGGAGAATTAGCTATGTCTACTGGAAag TTAGAAATGGCTGAGGAGTGCATGAAATATGCAATGGATTTGAGTGGTTTATTGCTGCTCTACTCTTCCATAGGAGATGCTGAAGGGATATCAGAACTTGCTTCCCTGGCAAAAGAGCAAGGGAAGAACAATGTTGCTTTCCTTTGTTTATTCATGTTGGGTAAATTGGAAGACTGCCTCCAGCTGTTGGTGGAaag CAATCGGATACCTGAGGCTGCTTTGATGGCACGATCATACCTTCCAAGCAAGGTTTCAGAGATTGTTGCTATTTGGAGAAAAGACCTGCATAAG GTTAATCCAAAAGCTGCTGAATCTCTGGCTGATCCAAAAGAGTATCCTAACTTGTTTGAGGATTGGCAAGTTGCACTTTCCCTGGAATCTAAAGTTGCTGAGACTAG GGGTGTGTATCCTTCTGCAGCAGACTATGTGAACCATGTTGATAAATCACACATAACCCTTGTGGAGGCTTTCAGAAACATGCAAATTGAAGAAGAGGAAACCTTTGAAAATGGAGACTTCGATCATGAG GAGACTGAACAACAAAATGGAGAAAAGATTGCAGAGGAAcataatgaagaagaagaaagccaAGAGGAGGCTGTTGTGGTGGATGCTGATTCTACTGATGGTGCTGTACTCGTTAATGGTAACGAGGCTGAAGAAGAGTGGG TGCTTACACCGCGTCACCAGGATTTCTGA
- the LOC123218058 gene encoding coatomer subunit beta'-2 isoform X1, which translates to MPLRLEIKRKLAQRSERVKSVDLHPTEPWILASLYSGTVCIWNYQSQTMAKSFEVTELPVRSAKFVARKQWVVAGADDMFIRVYNYNTMDKIKVFEAHTDYIRCIAVHPTLPYVLSSSDDMLIKLWDWEKGWMCTQIFEGHSHYVMQVTFNPKDTNTFASASLDRTIKIWNLGSPDPNFTLDAHQKGVNCVDYFTGGDKPYLITGSDDHTAKVWDYQTKSCVQTLEGHTHNVSAVCFHPELPIIITGSEDGTVRIWHATTYRLENTLNYGLERVWAVGYMKGSRRIVIGYDEGTIMVKIGREEPVASMDNSGKIIWAKHNEIQTVNIKSVGADFEVTDGERLPLAVKELGTCDLYPQSLKHNPNGRFVVVCGDGEYIIYTALAWRNRSFGSALEFVWSSDGEYAVRESSSKIKIFSKNFQEKKSIRPTFSAERIYGGTLLAMCSNDFICFYDWAECRLIRRIDVTVKNLYWADSGDLVAIASDSSFYILKYNRDVVSSHLDSGRSVDEQGVEDAFELLHETNERVRTGIWVGDCFIYNNSAWRLNYCVGGEVTTMFHLDRPMYLLGYLASQSRVYLIDKEFNVMGYTLLLSLIEYKTLVMRGDVERANEILPSIPKEHHNSVARFLESRGMIEEALEVATDPDYRFELAIQLGRLDIAQGIAKEVQSESKWKQLGELAMSTGKLEMAEECMKYAMDLSGLLLLYSSIGDAEGISELASLAKEQGKNNVAFLCLFMLGKLEDCLQLLVESNRIPEAALMARSYLPSKVSEIVAIWRKDLHKVNPKAAESLADPKEYPNLFEDWQVALSLESKVAETRGVYPSAADYVNHVDKSHITLVEAFRNMQIEEEETFENGDFDHEETEQQNGEKIAEEHNEEEESQEEAVVVDADSTDGAVLVNGNEAEEEWGTNNEGTPSA; encoded by the exons ATG CCGCTCAGACTTGAAATCAAG AGAAAACTTGCACAAAGATCAGAGAGAGTTAAGTCTGTGGATTTACATCCAACCGAACCATG GATTCTGGCAAGTTTGTATTCTGGAACTGTTTGTATTTGGAATTACCAGTCTCAG ACTATGGCCAAGTCATTTGAGGTCACTGAGTTGCCAG TCAGGTCAGCAAAGTTTGTAGCACGCAAGCAATGGGTTGTTGCTGGAGCTGATGACATGTTTATTCGTGTATACAATTACAATACAATGgacaaaattaaagtatttgAGGCACATACGGATTATATTAGGTGCATTGCTGTCCATCCTACCCTTCCATATGTGCTGTCATCATCTGATGATATGCTCATAAAACTATGGGACTGGGAGAAGGGTTGGATGTGTACTCAGATATTTGAGGGACATTCTCACTATGTTATGCAAGTAACATTTAATCCTAAAGATACCAACACCTTTGCCAGTGCATCCCTTGATCGCACTATAAAG ATTTGGAACCTTGGTTCCCCCGACCCCAATTTTACATTGGATGCCCATCAGAAAGGAGTAAACTGTGTTGATTATTTTACTGGTGGTGATAAACCTTATCTGATCACTGGTTCAGATGATCATACTGCTAAG GTGTGGGATTATCAAACCAAAAGTTGTGTCCAGACACTAGAGGGCCACACTCACAATGTCTCTGCAGTTTGTTTTCATCCTGAGCTCCCTATTATCATAACTGGTTCTGAGGATGGGACTGTTCGCATTTGGCATGCAACCACATATAG GCTTGAAAACACATTGAATTATGGTCTTGAAAGAGTTTGGGCGGTTGGATATATGAAAGGTTCACGCAG AATTGTAATTGGTTATGATGAAGGAACTATTATGGTGAAAATTGGCCGTGAAGAACCTGTAGCTAGTATGGATAATAGTGGAAAGATCATATGGGCCAAGCATAATGAAATTCAAACTGTGAACATCAAGAGTGTGGGGGCTGATTTTGAG GTAACTGATGGAGAAAGATTGCCTTTGGCTGTTAAGGAGTTGGGAACCTGTGATCTTTATCCACAG AGCTTAAAGCACAATCCAAATGGAAGGTTTGTTGTTGTCTGTGGAGATGGCGAGTACATTATTTATACAGCTTTGGCATGGAGAAATAGGTCCTTCGGTTCAGCACTGGAGTTTGTTTGGTCCTCTGATGGAGAATATGCTGTTAGAGAAAGCTCATCCAAGATTAAGATATTTAGTAAAAACTTTCAG GAAAAAAAGAGTATCAGACCAACCTTCTCAGCTGAACGTATCTATGGAGGAACATTGTTGGCAATGTGCTCAAATGATTTTATCTGCTTTTATGATTGGGCTGAGTGCAGGTTGATTCGGCGGATTGATGTTACTGTGAAA AATCTCTATTGGGCTGACAGTGGTGATTTAGTGGCGATTGCCAGTGACTCATCATTCTACATCCTGAAGTACAAT CGGGATGTAGTTTCATCTCATTTAGATAGTGGAAGATCAGTTGATGAACAAGGTGTTGAGGATGCATTTGAGCTTCTTCATGAAACCAATGAACGTGTTAGGACTGGTATATGGGTTGGGGATTGTTTCATTTACAACAACTCTGCCTGGAGACTCAATTACTGTGTTGGTGGTGAG gtaACAACTATGTTTCATTTGGACCGCCCTATGTATTTGTTGGGATACCTTGCTAGTCAAAGCCGTGTGTATCTAATAGACAAGGAGTTCAA TGTTATGGGATACACACTGCTTCTGAGTTTGATTGAGTACAAAACTCTTGTGATGCGTGGAGATGTGGAGAGAGCTAATGAAATTTTACCTTCAATTCCAAAAGAGCATCATAATAG tgtGGCTCGTTTCTTGGAGTCACGAGGAATGATTGAGGAAGCTTTGGAAGTGGCTACTGATCCTGATTATAGATTTGAGCTAGCTATACAGCTTGGGAGATTGGACATTGCACAG GGTATTGCCAAAGAGGTGCAGAGTGAGTCAAAATGGAAGCAATTGGGAGAATTAGCTATGTCTACTGGAAag TTAGAAATGGCTGAGGAGTGCATGAAATATGCAATGGATTTGAGTGGTTTATTGCTGCTCTACTCTTCCATAGGAGATGCTGAAGGGATATCAGAACTTGCTTCCCTGGCAAAAGAGCAAGGGAAGAACAATGTTGCTTTCCTTTGTTTATTCATGTTGGGTAAATTGGAAGACTGCCTCCAGCTGTTGGTGGAaag CAATCGGATACCTGAGGCTGCTTTGATGGCACGATCATACCTTCCAAGCAAGGTTTCAGAGATTGTTGCTATTTGGAGAAAAGACCTGCATAAG GTTAATCCAAAAGCTGCTGAATCTCTGGCTGATCCAAAAGAGTATCCTAACTTGTTTGAGGATTGGCAAGTTGCACTTTCCCTGGAATCTAAAGTTGCTGAGACTAG GGGTGTGTATCCTTCTGCAGCAGACTATGTGAACCATGTTGATAAATCACACATAACCCTTGTGGAGGCTTTCAGAAACATGCAAATTGAAGAAGAGGAAACCTTTGAAAATGGAGACTTCGATCATGAG GAGACTGAACAACAAAATGGAGAAAAGATTGCAGAGGAAcataatgaagaagaagaaagccaAGAGGAGGCTGTTGTGGTGGATGCTGATTCTACTGATGGTGCTGTACTCGTTAATGGTAACGAGGCTGAAGAAGAGTGGGGTACGAATAATGAGGGAACCCCGTCAGCCTAA
- the LOC123218064 gene encoding coatomer subunit beta'-3-like, with translation METPLKLVTEIEFINPSQRVKSVDLHPTQPWILASLYSGTVRIWNYHSQSLEKSFKVTESPVRTAKFIPREDWFVCASDDKFIRVYNYNTTEKVKEFEAHEDYIRSVSVHPTLPYVLSSSDDKLIKLWDWEKDWECTRIFNGHSHYVMQVAFNPKDLNTFASASLDCTIKIWNLDSSAAKFSWDAHSKGINCVDYFVRSDKAFLITGSDDCSAKVWDYETKSCVETLEGHTNNVTAVCIHPELPIVITVSEDQTIRAWNSTTFRLENTLNFGLERVWGVGCTKGSNQVAFGSDKGTIMVKIISI, from the exons GATCCTGGCAAGTTTGTATTCGGGAACTGTGCGTATCTGGAACTACCATTCTCAG TCTCTGGAGAAGTCTTTCAAGGTCACTGAGTCACCAG TCAGGACAGCAAAGTTCATACCTCGCGAGGACTGGTTTGTTTGTGcttctgatgacaaatttattcGAGTTTACAATTACAACACCACGGAAAAGGTTAAAGAATTTGAGGCACATGAAGATTACATTAGGTCTGTGTCTGTTCATCCTACATTACCATATGTGTTGTCGTCATCCGATGACAAGCTTATCAAGCTCTGGGATTGGGAGAAGGATTGGGAGTGTACTCGAATTTTCAATGGACATTCACATTATGTAATGCAAGTAGCATTTAATCCCAAAGATCTCAACACTTTTGCAAGTGCCTCACTTGATTGTACCATAAAG ATTTGGAATTTAGACTCATCAGCTGCAAAGTTTTCCTGGGATGCGCATTCGAAAGGGATTAATTGTGTCGACTACTTTGTGAGAAGTGATAAAGCATTTCTCATAACTGGTTCTGATGATTGTAGTGCTAAG GTTTGGGACTACGAAACCAAAAGTTGTGTTGAAACCCTAGAAGGCCACACTAACAATGTTACTGCAGTGTGCATCCATCCTGAGCTTCCCATCGTCATTACAGTCTCCGAGGATCAGACTATCCGCGCATGGAATAGTACTACATTCAG GCTTGAGAATACACTAAACTTTGGTCTTGAACGAGTTTGGGGAGTTGGATGCACGAAAGGTTCAAACCA GGTTGCCTTTGGAAGTGACAAAGGAACCATTATGGTCAAAATTATTAGCATTTGA